ATCTTCTGTAGTATCTGAATGATCTCAAACGTGTTGATCGGGTCAAGGTTGCCGGTCGGCTCGTCCGCGATCAAAAGATCGGGTTGGTTGATGATCGCGCGAGCAATGGCAACCCGCTGGCGCTCACCGCCTGAGAGCTGGTGAGGGAAATTCCACACCTTTTCACCCAGATCAACAAGCTCCAGCACCTGCGGTACATCCGAGGCGATCTCCAGGTCAGTGCGTCCCGCCGCTTCCATCGCAAAAGCGATGTTTTCATAGGCGGTCTTGTTCGGCAGAAGCCGGAAGTCCTGAAACACGATGCCGATGCGCCGGCGCAGGTCGGTAACGCTCTTTTTATTAAGCGCATGTATGTCAACGGATTCAAAAAAGACCGCGCCTTCCGTCGGGCGCTCTTCCGCTAAAAGCATTTTTACCAGTGTGGTTTTCCCGGCGCCCGAATGGCCGACAATGGAAACAAACTCTCCCGGCGCGACACTGAAGCTCACTTGATCAAGCGCTATTGTGTTGTCGTTGTATT
This is a stretch of genomic DNA from Candidatus Ryanbacteria bacterium CG10_big_fil_rev_8_21_14_0_10_43_42. It encodes these proteins:
- the ftsE gene encoding cell division ATP-binding protein FtsE — protein: MIYFDKVSKKYNDNTIALDQVSFSVAPGEFVSIVGHSGAGKTTLVKMLLAEERPTEGAVFFESVDIHALNKKSVTDLRRRIGIVFQDFRLLPNKTAYENIAFAMEAAGRTDLEIASDVPQVLELVDLGEKVWNFPHQLSGGERQRVAIARAIINQPDLLIADEPTGNLDPINTFEIIQILQKINDMGTTVVLTTHNKGVIDSLEKRVITMEGGKIIRDDEKGRYVL